A genome region from Gigantopelta aegis isolate Gae_Host chromosome 3, Gae_host_genome, whole genome shotgun sequence includes the following:
- the LOC121368613 gene encoding protein SPEC3-like codes for MIKGDGRKMNERLTVPAIPLPMAIACCALNFLIPGSGTVLAGFTSLCYAQDDMGVGLRCASCCIGFAVGLLQLLTLGVFLLGWIWSCIWGLGFLGMSIKYSQVSPLSATAHVIPSIVVQQPGQGQETGHVENSQYMSSHHHQIVYPSQPA; via the exons ATGATTAAAGGAGACGGCAGGAAAATGAACGAGAGACTAACAGTGCCTGCTATTCCATTGCCAATGGCCATCGCGTGCTGTGCTCTCAACTTTCTCATTCCAGGATCGG GGACGGTCTTGGCGGGGTTCACCTCCCTGTGTTACGCCCAGGACGACATGGGTGTAGGTCTGAGGTGTGCATCCTGCTGCATAGGTTTCGCCGTGGGCTTGCTTCAGCTTCTCACCCTCGGCGTCTTTCTGCTCGGCTGGATATGGAGCTGTATCTGGGGCCTGGGATTCCTGGGAATGTCCA TCAAATATTCCCAAGTCTCACCGCTGTCAGCGACAGCCCACGTAATACCGTCGATAGTAGTTCAACAACCAGGTCAAGGCCAGGAAACTGGCCACGTGGAGAACAGCCAATATATGTCAAGTCACCATCACCAAATTGTGTATCCATCACAGCCAGCGTAG